A window of Balaenoptera ricei isolate mBalRic1 chromosome 12, mBalRic1.hap2, whole genome shotgun sequence genomic DNA:
TTTCTGTGCTCCAGCCTTGGAAACTACTGCTTCCTGGACCTGTGATACTTTTCCCTAagcctttgtctttttgttttgtctcctTTCTGTTATGACAAGTTACAGACATGTAACACACCCTTATGTACCTACCACCGAAAATTAATGACTTTTAACATTTCACCATTTTCCCTCAGATGTTAACCCTAAAAGAATGGAACAATATAAAGCCCCTTTTGTTCTTCTTCCCCCTGTCCCatgccccttcctccttcctcagagTGAGTGATGGATGCTGTCGGGTCCTTTCCCTGCACCTACTTCCGCCTCCTTCTTTCTGACCCAGCCCTGAATTCGTGGAGGCGCTCACATCCTGGCCTCCCCCAACACCCTCATGTGTTTCAGCAAAAGCCAGCAGTGGCCCGATTGCGGCCAAGGAGACCGGAGGGCAGGTTTCCTGGAGGCTGTGCTTCATTTTGCCCCAGGTTCCACGCTGGGAAGACTGGGGCCCTTCCGGAGGCTGCTTCGCTCTCTGTCCTGCCCTCAAGGGCTTGCCTTAGACAGTGGGACCCGAGGAGCCACACTCTCTGAATTTCTCATCCAACACCAAGGCAGGAATGAAACCGTGTTCTTTTTTGTTCAGTCCTCGTCATCTGTCATCTGCTTATCTCGCATGTCTGTCTGCTCAAAACGAAAACCAACATCACATCACAAATAGAAGAAATAACTTTCTAAATGTCtccacccctctcctccccaaaaatgaaagaaaaaggatttttccttctttaatcaTGTCTTGGTTAGTGTATTATTGGACTATGATTCTATGTGTTTATACTCAGTGCTATGAAAAACGTACTTAGACAAGCTTAAGTCTCCATCAGACACAATTCAGAACTGACCTGTTTCTTCTCTCTGCTCGTAGGTTGCGGTATGTTTACTCTCCTGTCATCTGTCACGGCTGCTGTCAGCGGCTTCCTGGTGGGGTATGAACTTGGCCTCATCTCTGGGGCTCTTCTGCAGATAAGAACCTTGTTAGCCCTGACCTGCCACGAGCAGGAAATGGTTGTGAGCTCCCTCCTCATCGGGGCCCTACTGGCCTCTCTCATCGGAGGGGTCCTGATTGACAGGTGCGGAAGAAGGGCCGCCATCATCCTGTCGTCCTGCCTCCTTGGACTTGGGAGCCTGGTTTTGATCATCAGTTTATCTTATGCGGCTCTCATAGCGGGACGCATTGCTATTGGGGTTTCCATTTCACTCTCTTCCATCGCCACGTGTGTCTACATTGCAGAAATTGCTCCGCAACACAAGAGAGGCCTTCTTGTGTCGCTGAACGAGCTGATGATTGTCATCGGCATCCTTTTTGCTTACATCTCAAATTACGCGTTTGCCAATGTTTCCCACGGCTGGAAATACATGTTCGGCCTTGTTATTCCCTTGGGAGTTTTGCAAGCGATTGCGATGTACTTTCTTCCTCCAAGTCCTCGGTTTCTGGTGATGAAGGGACACGAGGAAGCTGCTAGCAAGGTTCTCGGAAAGCTGAGAGCCATCTCCGATACAACGGAGGAACTCACTGCGATAAAATCTTCCCTGAAAGATGAATATCAGTACAGTTTTGGGGATCTGTTTCGTTCAAAGGACAACATGAGGACCCGAATCATGATAGGCTTAACATTGGTATTTTTTGTACAAATCACTGGCCAGCCAAACATATTATTCTATGCATCCACTGTTTTGAAGTCCGTTGGCTTCCAAAGCAACGAGGCAGCTAGCCTCGCCTCCACAGGGGTTGGGGTAGTCAAGGTCATCAGCACCATCCCGGCCACCCTTCTTGTAGACCATGTCGGGAGCAAAACCCTCCTCTGTGTCGGCTCCTCTGTGATGGCAGCTTCACTGGTAACCATGGGCATCGTGAACCTCAACATCCATATGAACTTCACCAATATCTGCAGAAACCATAGTCCTATCAACCAGTCTTTGGATGAGTCTGTGTTTTATGGACCAGCTAACCTGTCAGCCAGCAATGACACTCTTAGAGAATCCTTTAAAGGAATGGCTTCCCACAGCAGAAGCTCACTAAGGCCCATGAGAAATGACATGGATAAGAGAGGAGAAACGACCTTGGCATCCTTATCGAATGCTGGACTAAGCCAAACTGAATACCAGATCATCACAGACCCTGCGGACGTCCCAGCTTTTTTGAAATGGCTGTCCTTAGCCAGCTTGCTTGTTTATGTTGCTGCATTTTCAATTGGTCTAGGACCAAGTAAGTATCTTATTTTgtattccttccctctctccccttatGAATGTTATATATTATCTTTGACCCGTCAGAGCATCCTACTGCTATAGTACCTCATACACGGAACTACTAGAAGCAAGATGGGGATGATATTGACCACCTGATGTTTCTGCTAATGAGGAAAGTATGGTTGGCTTATATCTGCCGTGTGAAATGTGCAGGGCTAGTATTCAACCAAGGGTTAGTTTCCCATTATCTGTCACATGAGGATACTTTAATATCAGTTGATTAGGAATGAATCAGACCTTGAAAGATACTTGTTGCTCAAGAGAATATATTGTTTTATGAAAACAAAGTTTACTGGGACATTGTCTTCTATATCATTCTCTACTTTCTTCATAggtgcaaggaaaaaaaattgtgtttagaTTTTCTTAAAGACACAATAGTAGATGCATTCCAGtaataaagaagaagaagggaattAAGAAGGAATTATTATGGAAAGGATAATGCATTACTGAAGTATATTTGATCGCTAGAGTAACATCCTGGGGCACTTTACTCTGTCTGTTAAACAGGAGAATGGGAGTCAATGCATTCCCATTGAACATAGTACAAACAATCTACAGGGAGGTAGCTACAAGGTTGTTTTATTTGATATAGTCAGTCTATTGCAGTGACAAAGTTTAATCACTTCTCTTGAGCAAACTCTGGAGTTTGCTAGAATAGGTTGTTTGTTACAGTTCTTTCATCTTTTAGCCTCACATCCAAAGTCTAAACCTCTCTGTAGGGAAGTTGTGAAGGATCTTTTTTATGCCTCACTAGAAAATGATGTGCTTAAAAATCAAGGGTAGTCTGTCTCTACCACCATCACCTCCTACCTGTcacctctccctcccactctcattcctctccatctctctccctttcttcctccttcctttcctctcttacaGAGTTGATATTGAAACTTTTGTTTACAATGATCAAGGAGCAGACAAATTTTCTCCCATAAAGGGAAGTGCTGGAGGTTCAAGAATAATGAGAAGACATAGGCTGTGTTGAAGGAGAAGGAATCTCATGAACACGTGCAGGTTTCTGGTGCCAGACGCTGGACAGTGTTTCTGGAGAGGGCTTGTCCTAGTGATCCACTCTTAAGTCTTCATTCAAATGATATGTACTGAGTGACTAATTGTTTTAATAGCCAGGAACTATGCTCAATATTAGGGAAACAGTAATGAACAAGGCAGATACTGTCCCTGTCTTCAAGGAGATTTTGGTTGAATGGATTGAGCTATGCTCCCTGTGTCTGCTTCTTTCTGGTCAGCAACCAGCAGGTTTGGCCTGCTTAATCTCAGTTAATTAATAACTGGACTTGCACATGGCCCATACGGCCTCTCCTTcaactctgcttcctcatcttttAGTTTCTACTCTTACGTCTATGTGAGATCAGTCTCTAGATACTGATTCATTCAGATTCCATAGAGGGAATCTGATGTACACTGCTCTTTGCTGTGCCAGGTCATAAGGGGTTGTTTTAGTCTAAGCAGCTATGGCTAGATTGGACTACATGATCTAAAGCACTGATGTCCAGAAGATGGCCCTTCCTTTCACACTATGAGTAGACAGATTTCCCCATAAGGGACTGTGCATGGGCAGATAGAGGAAATGCTACAATACCATCAACCTCTGCTCTCTCTGACCTGTTCCTGGACCCTGACCCTGCTTCTTAAGACTGAAAATGATAAACATCATTAACGAATAGTTTCCTGGAAACAAGTTTCTACCATTCTTTCAAGATTCAATTATCTTGGGTGTGCACCTGTGAGACACTTGTTTTAATCAGTTTGGGTTGCCATGGCTTAgagaacaaacatttatttctcacagtctggaggctgggaagttcaagatcaaggtgctaagAGATTCAGTTCTTGgtagggctctcttcctggtttataGAGGCAGACTTTTTGCtatatgggacagagagagagagagagagagagagagagaggagaaaagtaaCTAGATCTTTTGTGTCTCTTCTCAGAAGGGCACTAATTCCACCATGgaggcttcaccctcatgacctaattacttcccaaaggccccatctctaaATGTCATCACATTGGgtattagggtttcaacatatgaattttggggagccATAACATGCAGCAATAACAATACTTATGTGGCCACTCTGATACATAAAGCTAATAAAATTTGAGTAAGCACCTTTTTAAAGTTGTTATTTTCAGAAACTCTTCAAAGTCTATTAGAAGAGCAAGATATGAGTGCTACCTTGTACCAAGGAATCAACTTAACCTTGTCTGTGAAACTTTCTATATCAATAAGGTTTGCTTACTTGATAAACTTCAGGTGGTATTTATTGTTCCTTTGATTCCCTTTGCTGGcatctttttttccctatatATTCatcctaaaactaaaaatatttcttttttgcatCAGTTTTCTTGATCCAATCTTTTGAAATATCACAGATCAATTAAGAAAAGGATGCCCTCTTTGTTTTCATTCAGAGAACCTCTCAGGTTGGCAGAGGTTATGACATGACACACATTATAATATGAGAGACATTGATCTTAAACTTCCAGAGCCAAACTATTCATGGTAAGAGTCCTCTCGAGCTCATGATACTCTTCTTCTCTTTAGTTTTTGGGTaactttgaaaagtacagtaaatcCTCAGTCACTCACATATCATTTGGTACTTTATTATATTAGAGCAAGAGTTCCCCTTTTCAGGAAGCTCAAtctgattttggaaaaaaaattattggaggcTATTTGTTATTTATCTTCTAGAATTCCTTAAATAGTATtctatactaatttttaaaaatccataatttAAGCTTTAGattcagctaatatttattggcaCCTATTATGTCAAACACTGCTCTAGGAAGTTTTTACATACTTTGGAATACTTCATTTTACCTTTACAACAAGCCTGGGAAGAAAAGTATTCAccaaattttataaatgaagacactgaatctcagagaagttaagtgacttgctctcATGAAAACATCTCTTGTCTTCTGAAATGGCCAAGACAAGAATAGGCAGAACTGTGTTGGTCTTGATAGTAACTGTTAATTGTCAGTTCAGTCCTCTCCTTGAAGATATATTagaaataagaatgaatgaaaatagtgTATCATTGTCCATCACATGAGGCTATTAAATGGGCCACTGCATTTTATGCAGGATAGAGACAGTCTCTCTTTTTCTGAAGCTCTGCTAGCTAAGCGAGCATGTACATTTTTTATAAGGCTGAGCTACAggataaaagagaaggaaaataatgatGAGAATGCAGAAGTTTTTGATGTGCATTTACCTGAGTAACTAAACTTGATTAAGATAATGTTTAGTGTGTATATTGGTTGGAATTCAAGCTCAGCTATAACAAAGAccaaaataacagtggcttaaacaagatagcagtttctttctttctgttaacAGCTGGAGCTGGGTAGTTCTGGGTGCTGTGGAGGCTTCCAGCCCAGGCACCAGAAACCTATAGATAGTGTCCCCAGACGCCATGGTTTAATATTGGTTCCCAGTCTATCGTGATGCCTATTTAGAGATATTAAGATCAAGTTTAAAATTTCATCACCCTTTTCTGATAGCTAATGATCCCTTGAGAATAAGTGAAATGCACAAAGTACAGTCAATTAAAGGGAGGCTAGGTATTGAAAGGCCTGGATGAGAAGACAGTGTGAGTAATTCTaccagaaaagcagaactgctgTGAGTGATATGAGATAAGGAATTTTCTACAGGGATTAGACATCGCATAATTGTGAGAGCTGCTGAGCAAGCAAAGGTCTGGTAGGGGACGGTTAGAGGCAAAGGAGAAAGTCACTAATCAGGGCCGCAAAGGAAAGCTGGTGGAGTCCGTGAAGCCTGTGGTTTCTGCATCTGGTTGCAGCCTGAAGTCTCTGCAGGTCAGCAGGGCAGGTGGGAGGAAAAGCTGGACGCAGAGCCGAGGGAACAAAGACGAGGGACCCTGCTAGGGCAAACTGGAATCCATAAGAAGAACCTGGAACCCACATCTGTCTCTTACCATGTCAACTCTGATGATGCAGGCCACCTGCAGAAAAACTGATGTCCTTCTCCACAGAGCCCTGCCCATGTGCCTGGCCTGGTACTTGGAGAAGTTGGAGGAGGAGATCTGGGTGCACTGTCTGCTCCCCATGCCAACAAGGAGAACCAGCAGATCACAACAATGTGTACAACCTGCACTGATGTCCAGGGCACCAACCCCCCCAAAGCACAGGGCTGAGTGTCACTTTGGCCTTCCAAGTCTCAGGCAAATTTCTCTTCTGGGCAACCCTTACCCAGAACTACACAGGGAAGGAAATGTAGTTCCAGCTTAGCCAAACTGACACAGGACAAAATGGCCAGCGTGATAAACTCGACTAAGAGAATAGATGTGAATCTGGAAAGAAATATTTCAGAAGGTCAAAGGCTCTGTATTCTGTCTTCAGTTTCTGtgatagacatttatttcttttaattaaaacattactTGTTAAACTATATGACTAGCTTCCATTCCATCTAGTTCTAAAGAAGCCATGAGGTCATTTCATTACTGTCTCTTGGCTTTTGTTTCTTTAGctataaaaccaaaaaacactcTTTTGCTAATGCATTATAAAagctttcatatttattttctcaggaaCGTTAATTGTCTCCCTTGAGGTGACGACTGTCACGTATCTCCAGTTCCATTGCCTCACATGACTTCTTGTTCCCTTTTTCCCAATGAGTGCTGGACTTTTccattttgatgcttcactgtcaGCTGAACACAAAGAAGCTGAGGCTGAATTCTTATTCCCCTCACGTCAAGGGGACTTGTCTTTCTTTTCCATGGGGTAGTGACTCTGCCAGTCACTCAGGTCTGACGTTCTGGGCCCGTTTCCCAATCCAGTCAATGAGCAAATGCTCTTGGATTTTCCCTCACAAAGGGTTCCtgtgttcattttttccttcccatttctgCCATCCTAGTCTACCCCTTTCGGTCTCATCCCTAGATTACTGGGAGACCCTTCCTGTGGTTCTCTCCCCTTCTAGGCCTTTCCCACACCCAACCGTCCTCCATACCAGTATCCCCTAAGTAACTGTGTTCCCCACGTCACCACCGCTCACAAATCTTCCATGGCTTCCCACTTTCTTCCATATCAGAAGAACCAAATgcttttcaagatgaaaagaagATTAGAAATGATCTAGTCCTACATTTtccttttagagaaaagaaacaagaaactctCAGAGACTGAGATCACACAGATTTAGGACTAGAGCTCTGGATATCTGAAGCCTAATTCCATGCTCTTTCTACGACTATATCACTCATCCTGGAGGGAAAAGATGTGTGATTTTCAAGGTTCTCCATCATCCCACCCAACTCCATCAGAGTGTCTGCACAACTCCAAGGGGCACCATTTACATCGTAGTCTGTGGAGTTTTCTTTCAGGGCTACCATTCATATAGAAACACATATAGATTTCACATGGGATATAAAGAGAATGATGCCCCCCTGGCATTGTGACATGAGGCAATGCTTTGCCTCTCTGGGCATTTTTATTTCCCATTGCTCCCCACCCAGGTCAAGAGACAGAAAGCATTTGTTGTGGCCTCTTTTCCTTCCCCCCCCTACTCTACCCAAGTCCCTCCTATCTTGAAAGCTCAGTGAAAGTCTTATGAATTCACTCCATTTCTTCAAGGTCTTTATTTGTATGAACTACTAGTTATTTCTAGTGTAGACTAGTTCAGTTCTGGGCTACAAAGAGCCTGAATTTAAAATCACAAAACCTAGGTTCTAATCTCAGTTCTTCTGCCTACTAGTTATATGTTtttaagtcatttattttctctgaagCTCTCTCTAAATCCATGAATTGGGCATAATAATACCTGTCCTATCTCACAGAGTATAGGTGAGCATCAAGGGAACTAATGCATGTGCAAGTGTTTTGGATGTTATAGTGTATGATGTAAATGGAAGTTACTGCGTGATACTACAACTTAGTCCTTTATGATACAATGTACTGCTTTTGTATGCTTGTTTGGTTTATTAACCAGAATGTGGTTACTGGattgtaagctctttgagggaagACACAACATCtcacattttttccttctgtccctTTAAGTCAGCACTGTATATATCTGTTTGAAAACCATGCAGGGGTACATTTATGTTTctaaggaggaaagggaaagaagaactTTAAAACTAAGGTGAATATACAGGAAAATTCTCCAAGTGTGCTTCTTTATCTGTGTCAAGCTATCTAGTGGGTAGGCTAAGTACCAGGAAAGCTGGGAACACTAGGTTGCCACAGAAGCTCCTGTTCCTCCTGAAACCATCATGTTTTTGCAAAACAATCCATCACTTTGAAACCACACACCTCAGTTTGGGACTCAAACCCACAATCTTCTAATCTCACTCCTTCAGGTGGGACTCGAATCCAGCTGCACTTcagttgggacttgaacccaaaaTTTCTGGCTTAGGCAGGGACTCGAACCCACAGTCTCCCAGCTGAAACCACACACCTGGTCACAGGATTTAATGGACCTCAGGTTCTTTACGTCTcagcacagaaggaattcagtgagatGTGAAGTGATAGGcaagtagatttattaatataggaCGCTTGTGAAGGATACAAGAGGGCAGGCAAGAGGACTCTGCCCTGAAAGttaaatgggaaagcaggtttatttagagagatacacactccatagacagagcatgggccatctcagaaggcgagagtcCCCGAAATATGGGGTAGTTAGTTTTTATgagctgggtaatttcataggctaacaagtgggaggattattccaactattttggggaaggggcagagatttccagaaattgggccacagcccactttttgacctttaatGGTTGGctttggaactgtcatggtgcctgtgtgtatgtcatttagcatatgctaatgtattataATGAGcttataatgaggctcaaggtcctctggaagtcaaatcttccaccatcttagGCATAATCTGTTCTAACTAGTTTTTGTCATATCCTCAacagctatgtcattcttttaaaggttgtgccttgccgccttccctcctgtctcaacTGTGGtgtgagttttaaaaatctttttctgtttttgcctCTAAGAAAAGATGCAGGAGAGTTAGCAGGGCTCAGAAATAAGTAGTTGGAGGCATTTAGGGCATTTCTTTGTCAGGTCATAAAGAGTTATTTGGGAATTTCACTAATTCCTACTTTTAGACACAGAGTATCTAAAAGTAGtcccagatttttttttggaCACCTTTGCTTTTTGCTTTCACATGGAGAAGAGAGTCTTTTTGAGCATTTCTTAGAACAAAAGCAATGCTAATGAGATGGAGAATCTCAGTTTGAAGGAGGTTTGGGTTTGGGAAAGGGAAATAACCCTTCATCTCACGGTTTCTTCAACTTGTAATTGCTGTTCCAAGCACTGATCCGGATATTCACGCCTGAGGGTAGAAGGCAAGCAGTCAGAGACAGAATCCCAAACATTCCCTCTAAGGAAAACAAGCAGTTAATTCACATGGGTGGCTTGAGACTGTCAATTCTCTTAGGGTTTTTAGAAGAGATCTGAataattgtccttttttttttcttgctaagaGTTAGTCATTTCTGTTTATATTCATGCTgcagttcattttttcttttctaaagaaaacatacCATAAGAATTCCAATTCAATCACCAAAATTGTATTCTAGAGCATTAGCACGAACCATTTGGAATTTAAAGAAGATTTTTATTAAGAGCAAATTTTCATACCAGATCATGAATGCATTATAAAACTTATTAACCTGATGTGATTATTGCTCAGGTATTTCATTTAGAGAGTTTATTACTTGTAATAGAAGCAAATCCTTTGTGTAAATAGGGGCATAAAGGGAAAAGCACTTGCTGTTCCAAAGCAAAATCAAAGCAAGATTAAATCATctttattaaatcttttaaaatatgtgttggCTTAGAACAACATTCCTTCATTGTATTAGATCACAACATAGTTTCTCTTGTCAaaaagtatttctatttttaggttaAAGTGTATGCCCTACATCATTTTACTTTCTGGTCATCTGTTTCCTTGATTTTAGAGTAATAGGTGTACGCTGGAATCTAGAATTCAGGAGGGGGCATAAATTTGGTACCAAGTaatct
This region includes:
- the SLC2A12 gene encoding solute carrier family 2, facilitated glucose transporter member 12 isoform X2 translates to MVPVENAEGPSLLKPKGPAAETDGSDRASSGRHPPWARGCGMFTLLSSVTAAVSGFLVGYELGLISGALLQIRTLLALTCHEQEMVVSSLLIGALLASLIGGVLIDRCGRRAAIILSSCLLGLGSLVLIISLSYAALIAGRIAIGVSISLSSIATCVYIAEIAPQHKRGLLVSLNELMIVIGILFAYISNYAFANVSHGWKYMFGLVIPLGVLQAIAMYFLPPSPRFLVMKGHEEAASKVLGKLRAISDTTEELTAIKSSLKDEYQYSFGDLFRSKDNMRTRIMIGLTLVFFVQITGQPNILFYASTVLKSVGFQSNEAASLASTGVGVVKVISTIPATLLVDHVGSKTLLCVGSSVMAASLVTMGIVNLNIHMNFTNICRNHSPINQSLDESVFYGPANLSASNDTLRESFKGMASHSRSSLRPMRNDMDKRGETTLASLSNAGLSQTEYQIITDPADVPAFLKWLSLASLLVYVAAFSIGLGPSRSSSKKASWSDQEERREEESGGDSSAHLLVQHVWIAHHNPLDMVPIAGDSGMDE
- the SLC2A12 gene encoding solute carrier family 2, facilitated glucose transporter member 12 isoform X1; this translates as MVPVENAEGPSLLKPKGPAAETDGSDRASSGRHPPWARGCGMFTLLSSVTAAVSGFLVGYELGLISGALLQIRTLLALTCHEQEMVVSSLLIGALLASLIGGVLIDRCGRRAAIILSSCLLGLGSLVLIISLSYAALIAGRIAIGVSISLSSIATCVYIAEIAPQHKRGLLVSLNELMIVIGILFAYISNYAFANVSHGWKYMFGLVIPLGVLQAIAMYFLPPSPRFLVMKGHEEAASKVLGKLRAISDTTEELTAIKSSLKDEYQYSFGDLFRSKDNMRTRIMIGLTLVFFVQITGQPNILFYASTVLKSVGFQSNEAASLASTGVGVVKVISTIPATLLVDHVGSKTLLCVGSSVMAASLVTMGIVNLNIHMNFTNICRNHSPINQSLDESVFYGPANLSASNDTLRESFKGMASHSRSSLRPMRNDMDKRGETTLASLSNAGLSQTEYQIITDPADVPAFLKWLSLASLLVYVAAFSIGLGPMPWLVLSEIFPGGIRGRAMALTSSMNWGINLLISLTFLTVTDLIGLPCVCFIYTIMSLASLVFVVVFIPETKGCSLEQISMELAKENYVKNNICFMSHHQEELVPKQLQKRKPQEQFLESKKLRGRGQPRQLSPQT